The DNA region AGAGTCGCGTCGTGTGCACCGCCCGCGCCGGCAACGATGGCACGAACACGCCGTTCGGATCGTTCGGCATCGACGTCGTTGTCGATACGGATCACGCCACGGCTCGCTGACAGGTCACGGGGTTTCACCACACACGGATATCCGAGCGCTCCTGCGATCGCGGGCACTTCGCCCGGGTGCGCAATCTTGTAGTCGGGTTGCGGCACCTTGGCGTTGCTTAGCAATCCCCGCATACGAATCTTGTCCCTAGTTGACGTCACCGCCCCGATCGGGCTTGTCGGGATTCCCAGTTCGATTGCTGCCATCGCCGCCGTAATGACACCATCGTCGTCTGCTGCGATTACCGCGTCGGGTCTAGGGCGCAGTCGCGCGATGCGTGCTGCGGACCACTCGGGTCGCGTGCAGTCGATCGTCAGTGACCGCGATACCCCTAGCCCGCTCATGGGGAGATCACTGTCGGAGGCGACGACGAGATCGACCCGAAGATTGCGTGCAGCCGCGATAAAGTCGGTTGTCCGGTAGCTCTCTGCGGGGACGACGAGAACTGCAACCAGCTTTTTTGAACCTCGAGGTGGTGCCTCTGGGTCGATACCGGCGGATTCGTGATCATTTGGTGATATTCTTGCGGTCATGACCACAGATTCTCGCATCCTCACGATCACCGACAAAGCGCTCGCAAAGCTGCTGGAGATCCGGTCCGCAGAAATTGATGCGGATAACCTTGCTCTCGTCCTTGCGATCGGGGGAGTGAAGGACACCGAGTTTACCTACGCAATGCACATGACGCGGGTTGATCAGCTCGACCCCGACGATGTTGTCGAGCAGCATGGAGACCTCCCCGTCGCGATGCCGCAAGCGAGTGTTGGCAACCTGACCGGTGCGACGATCGACATGGCGAGAGATCTTCTGAACCCTGGCCTCCGGATCGACAACCCCAATTCGCCGTCACCGCAGATACTGGGTGGCGACAACCCGCCGGATCTCTCTGGTCCCGTTGCCGAACAGGTAGATCACGTGCTCAACCAACAGATCAATCCGTCGATTGCTTCGCACGGCGGTTTTGTCGAGCTGGTGGCTGTCGAGGAGGGAATTGCTTATGTGCGTCTCGGCGGTGGATGCCAAGGATGCGGCATGGCAAGTGTCACACTGTCACAAGGAATCGAGACTACCATCGT from Acidobacteriota bacterium includes:
- a CDS encoding NifU family protein, with amino-acid sequence MTTDSRILTITDKALAKLLEIRSAEIDADNLALVLAIGGVKDTEFTYAMHMTRVDQLDPDDVVEQHGDLPVAMPQASVGNLTGATIDMARDLLNPGLRIDNPNSPSPQILGGDNPPDLSGPVAEQVDHVLNQQINPSIASHGGFVELVAVEEGIAYVRLGGGCQGCGMASVTLSQGIETTIVAQVPDVNQVIDVTDHNAGENPYYEQSKK